In Etheostoma cragini isolate CJK2018 chromosome 15, CSU_Ecrag_1.0, whole genome shotgun sequence, the DNA window tggccgaggctgccgtacaaggtgccacctgctcatcagataaacaatcacacacattcatactccaatggcacagcatcgggggcaactcggggttcagtgtcttgcccaaggacactttgacatgggactgcagggccaagggattgaaccaccaccttccgattggcaggcaaccgctctaccacttagccacagccgcccaatcAATCTTCTCTGAAAATGCTGGACCCAGTATATTATGCAGCACTAAGATTTGTAACTAATTTTAGTTTCATCACTGTAGCTTGTATGAGAGTGTTGGTTGGTCGTCTTAACACAATTGCAGGTTGGAGCAttgatatatttttctttttgaggcCATTCTGGGGAAACTCCTAAAGTCACTTCCAGGACAAGTAATCTTCGATCAAATCTTCGACCCTCATTGTGGTATAAATTGCAGAAGCATNNNNNNNNNNNNNNNNNNNNNNNNNNNNNNNNNNNNNNNNNNNNNNNNNNNNNNNNNNNNNNNNNNNNNNNNNNNNNNNNNNNNNNNNNNNNNNNNNNNNATCATCAGTTCCAATCAGCTTACAACAGTAACAACAAGCTAGTTAACAATTGTgtgtctataataataataataataataataataattataataaaatagaaaatgttgaataatgttACACTTTTAAACTATGCACAATCAGTAGGCTACTTCTGTATTTGTTCCTTTATAAACTTTCAAATGCagtatttgtaattttaaattacattaaattgtaTTCATACTTTTAATTAAGAAGTAATCTAAGGCTTAAGAGCTTAAGTACAAATTCAAGGTACAAggttacttgagtattttcactttatgcaactttatacttctactccacaaCCTCTCAGAGGTAAATCTAGTACTTTTTACTCCAGTACATTTAACAGACAGCATTTGTTAATTTTCAGATGACAGTTCTTCAGCCCCTTCCTGTCTAGTCAATTATAATTTAGCTAATACATTAACTTAAGtagcattttcaatgcaggataTTTTCTTGTAACAGTGTTGTAATACTAGCAATATCTGAATCAAATACTGAGTTgaatactatactattactctttttacatttttctgatacatactttaacttaaataagattttgaatgcaagtattttacttattttggaATATTTCCAcagtgttagctagctagtacttttacttcagtaaaggatCAGCATTACCTTACTTATTTTACCACTGCTAAGAGACTAAAGTATTTTCAATTTCCTATTTTCTtctttagctagctagcgttagctctTTGCAACTAGCTAGGGTAAGGAAATTAAAGGTTGATATCTGGTCATGTTATGGAAAAGTATTCAAATAATGTATTTGAGAAAGCTAGAAGGAcccaaaatgcaaatactgaTTCCCAAATACTTAGCTTaggttaactagctagctagctaaaaatACACCAGTAACTACAGTTAAACTCTATTAATGTTTAACGTTACCAAACGTATTTGTACAGATGAATTGTCACTCGCAGTACTAACTCAgatagaaatacagaaaactgCACAAAGTTAGATTAGCTCATATTTAACGTCAactaacagctagctaacgttaacatgtTAACAATGAATAACTGGTTTATGTTACAGGGTAGCTAAAAGTGCTAACATCTTATCGTTCTGAAGAGTCCTGTATTTTCCATGAATGCGTCTTGTGTAATCACTACAGCATAAACCGTTGGTTTATTTGAAGTGAAATCACATTTTCCCGTTGTATCGTTAATTGTATAAATAGAGTAAATTCTGCCGCCTGCAAAACAAACGAGATTATCTATCTATGGCGGTAGCTGCGTTGCCATGGAGTCAGAAGGGTCCTTTCAAGGGACAAAATACGTGCACGGAAGCGCAAACGGGACAATAAAGTTCTTGATGTTATACTTtcacatttactgtactgtCCTTAAGTACAATTTAGAAGTACTTTAACTACTTCCATTTCGCTACTTTAAACTATTACTTCAATACATCTCAgagattttaattttagtcacaatcatttctaatttctgattttctaactcaaacattaggtattatttTCTTATGAATTGAcaataaatccccaaaataactgtaaaactaaagttaataagttaatgttacatagggttgaaaacataaaaccaagtggcatacattgaaaaaagcacaaaatgtaattaaaagttagaaacgttgataaaaagcaaactgaattgttgattttcaattttgaagggaagacaacacatggCTAAAAGCGCTATTCTGATTTTTAGTACTGTATGCGAATTTATGTAGTTTTTATCAAATCAAaagattaatattaatatgtagcctaatataatcaacaaataaattatatattaatatacgTTAAGACGTTGATGCCTGGTCTTCTCCTTTTGTAGAAAATAGAACTCCCCCACCACCCACGTTCAGTATATTAAAGAACTGTCCTTGTAAAAAATGGGCTCAATGCTACTTTGTATGGATCcccataattacattttgtgtaaatattcaTGCATAAACATGTAATAGAATTATAtcctaaaatgtgaaataaaagcaaaattttAGTATAGTTAAACTTTCTTAGCTCCTCCGATTTGAAGAATGTATATGCATACACATAGAAATAAGTAGTAtttgtaaaattattattactcaGTTTCGGACAACTAAAGATTTGTGATACAGCCCCAGTAATGTGATGACTGATGAGTATAGTCATTGTTCACAGAATTCAGAAATCATAACCAAAAAGcaacctaaaaacaaaaatcctccaatcatgtaaaaaaaaaaaaacaaaaaaaaaaaaaacagtggacaTACTGATCAACTGCAGACATTTTATTGAACCAAATGTGGATTTTGCAAAACAGACTTGCTCTCAATCACCCTGTCACAAGAACACAGTGCAACCTGGCCATGGCTTTGATTTTTACTGTATTACTTCAGCATCACTACATTTTAACTTGATAAATTATTGCATTGTAGGAAATTTAAGAATCAAGTGTCCATAACCATAGGTGTGGTAACAGGTGTTTTTTCAGACCACACTAAAAAGCTGGTCACATGCCAGAGGAGGACATCACTTAATTGACAAGTATATTCAAAATTATATGCAAGGTTACCATCTTCAAATCTCACTTAAACAGCCAAATATTACCAGTACTTTGCTTCCCACTCTGGATGATGCACCAGATAACTTAGTAAACCAAGTCAGCCTTCCACATTTAGTTTTAATACTTTGATtggcagcaaaaaaaattaaatgatagATGAAAACCAATTTTCTGGATGGGGTGGTGAAGGTAGTCCATACTTCACACAACTTCTGCTCTGTAACCTGCAAGCAGGTAGCTGGACAGGCATACAGTGCGAGTGGGATATTCTAGCTGACTGAAGAGAGAGGCTTCTTATACTAGCAAAATACTGACTACTTTTCAGCAGATTCCTAAACAAAAATCCTTGTCCCCACCTCCTAACTGTAGCCTGTCTGCCTCTATGTGCCCACAGGGTTCAAAATGAGCACAATCCAACAGCCAGctagtaaaatatgcaagtggctggtagatgtGTTTCACTCTGCCAAAACACGTACTCCATGGCTGGCAAAATTTGAACAATTCACTAGCCAGTTGGGCAGTGaacaaaagttaattttgaaccGGTGTACCCACTTCAGCAGTGAATAGTTTTAAAGCCGGTGACCTTGTACATACCCAGCCCCCATTCCCATGACACCACTCCAACATATGGAGACTCAACGTTTTATTGAAACACCTTtaagtacaaaacaaaaaagttacaTGAAACAGTGCCTCTTTTGTTGTGGCACAAGACctaaaaagaggaaattaaaaaaaggaaataaacaggGGAAAAGGAAGGAGAAGTGTGTGGGAGGGTCATCACCACTCATCCCTGATGTGTGGAGCTGCAGTGGTGTGTCTTTGCGAGAGCGAGCCTGCCCCCTGGTGTTGTAGGGGGGTGTTGGTGTTACAGAATCCCATATTTGTCAGAGGTATTTGTTAGCTAACATGAGCTGGTGGGGTTGcaaggggggagagggggaaggaAGAGGAACAGCAGCACATAGGAGGAGAGGGAGTTTAATGGGAGAGGGCTGCTAGCAGCTTCTAGAAGCCGTGGACTTTGAGCTGCTCCTCCTTGGCCAGGTCAATCtggaaagaggaaaacaagagaccaaataaaaaaggaaaaacgaCCTGATCTTCAGTCTGTGCCTCAAGTTAGCACTGTTCCACATGTACAGGAAACTCCTGTCAAGTGGCACACTCAGGTTAAGTGTTGGGCAAGTGCAGCAAATTTTGTTTTATCATCAATACTAACCTCAATGAGGAACTGGCAGATATTCTTGCGTTGGTCTCCCTGAAGCTGGATCACTTCACCATACTCTGGGTGCTCAATCACTGTCCCATTGCAAGCAAACTTCTGTtcagtttaaaaacacaaaaaaactgtgtttacaGTGGACAGAAAACATTTCCTTGCAGTAGCATTAGTAAAAGCTGGCAGCCTTCTGTAAAACAGTATTTATCAACTGAGACTGATAGTGCTTATTTTAGAGGTACCTTCTTGAAGGCCTTGACTAGCTTCTTCTTATCATAGTCGGTGGCAATGCCCTGGACAGTGGTGAGGGTCTTCCTGCCGTTCCGCTGTTGGATTCTTATGTGGATATAGTCCTCTGTCCCAGCTGGGAGGCGGTCATCACCCTTAGTTGCATCAGCAAAGGGGTCTGGAGGGAGTGGTAAAAGCCGGTAAgaacaacattttcaaacagactgacaacaacaaaaaaacatttaccataAAAATGGACAGCTCAAGCATCTTAGCTTAATTTTTGTAATTcacatgaatgaaataaaatcagcTTTGTATTGCCCCGGTATTGACATatagattaataaaaaaaaattatgtattgATAACTGCGCAGACGTAGAGGCTAAATATACAGCTTAACAGCTTATTGGAGACTAGCTAGCTTACTGCTGAGCAGCACCCTTTAAATGGCAAAGGATTGGTCATGACTTATCAGTAATGACAAGGCAACTTTCATTTTTAGAGTGAGAATCAAGGTCAAAAGAGTATGACCAATTGAAAGCAAAGCTAGatggatctttttttaattagtaatACGATTTTCTTGTCGATGAGAACAAGTATGAAGAATAAGCTAACGCGTTAGTAGCACAATTCAGGCCTAATGGCGGCAGTTTTAGCAAAGGCCTGCTAGTCGAAAAAAATCACCACGAAAATGTgaattatatacatttatgcTTTCACGAGTTACAAAGTTAACGTCGAATCGATTACTTTGAGGACCAAGCAGTCTAATAGTCAAAGTCTCTAAAAGGCGGAAAAAAAACCTCGACGCAAGCACGAAGCTTGGCGTTAAGGTTAGCTTCGCTGGAACTCGCCCTTCCCCCACCTTGTCTAACGTTACCGCTTAGTTTGATACAAATGACTCACCAAAAGTTTGGAGGTTCTGGATATCGGACATACGATAAGATTTGCTTTCCTTTCGGATACTAACTTGGTTATCGAGAGGTTCGTCGGctaactttgactttttttgtcgtTTATAGATTTCGCCTTTTCACTGGGACAGTGCTCGGGTTCAACAGCTTTCacaaaatggagctctttgaAACCGTAACGCTGGAAAACAAGCCTATATAGCCCCGCCCCGAAAATGACGTCAACACGTCGAAGACGTTATGAAGGGACGTAATCGTCAGCCACGCCCTGTTATTTCTCAACTCTACTGGAAAGATGATGTCATAATTTTGGGACAGGAACAGTAGGCCTACCTAAACTAACCAAACAAAACGttttttgacacatatttttctattttgttgcAGTCTCTGGAACATACTGAAAATAAGAAAAGTGTATCAACAATCACTGAAACCAATTCTTTGGCGATCTATctagtatttaatttaaaaaaaaaaattttacgTTTTTAATCTTctgcttatttatttaactgttaTCTGTCTTTTTAGACGTTAAGTTAAATATGTGATGTCTGACCTTCGTATGGAATCCACAgtacgtgtgtgtatgcaatatatatatatatatatatatatatatatatatatacatatatagctGACTTGTGAGCGGCCACAATGCGCAGCAGCAGGTCCTCAGTGAGCTCCTTTGTCTTAGCCATGACTGTCCACAAACcatcagcagtgtttttttcacctctTAAGTTGATTAAAACAGCTGTTCCCAAAGAATCAGGGTAATTAGGATGCTTTAGAACAGCTTGGACTATTTGGAATGATATCGAAGGAATGGATTTTCCCATAGACTGTGACAGTTTGCAAAGGGTATGAATAATTTTGGACATGCCACTTTTggttcaaatgtaaataaaagatgaGTAGTAATTTTTTCCACAATGATGCCTCTTGTACATCCTCTTATTGTCTTCTGGGAGACGCCTGTGTCATTTCTAGTCAAGAAAAAACTTGCTGGTTGAACAAAAGTAACTTTAAGTCAGAATTTTCCTGGGGTATAAATTATTTCTGGCTTGACTTTACATAtgctgtatatatgtatacacgtatataaatatatatatttatatacgtgtgtgtgtttagaacaattcatatttttcccttcctaatcataaaaaaattctaatatTGGCCGAAGAAGTTGTTAAATCTTTCACTCAGGCTAGGCACCTTTTCTCCAAGAATGATCCAAACTTAATTGTCTTTAATGCCTGTGGATTCTGCATTAATACCCTACCAAATCTTGATGCTTATTGTAAACGAGCAGAGATGCTGAATGATGattgaagatgaagatgatgaatgAAAATTAAACTATTCAACATCTAAACATCAACACTGAAAAGAACATCAGCTGCATTTACAAGACAAATGGGGCCAGTTTTCCAGCATcgtaaatatattttatttacagtactactAAGTCAGCTGATTTTCAGTGGGAAGGTCAAATGTAGGCTAGCTCTTAAAAGTGAAAGTGGCGTTTTCTATTtgctgaaattaaaataaaaacttaagttacattttggCGTGCGGATTTGCActatacacatttttttgcactgttcctacttttaaacattcacaaaaacttCCCttggggataaataaagtgGTATTGTACCTAGAGCATAATAAAGCTTTAAGCTTTTAGACAACCTCTTCCCCCCACTATCACTTGTAATATTAGTTAGCCACACTTTCACTGCTTTTTTTGAAGGGACGGATTGCAAACATGATTCAAGAGCTGAATGCTGATAAATTCTTACCAATCATTCCTCAGCTCTCTTCTAAAATATGGTTTCCTTTGGAAGAAAATATGGAATGGACAGTACAGTTTGTGTTGACAGAAATTTAATCGAGCTAGTTTCTAAGGTGATTGCTGCTTTCATGCAGAGGGCAGTTACTGCCTCTTAAAAAACAGTCTAAATGTCACCATTGTCCTGTTGTTTCCTCGTCATAATGCAAAATAACATCAGTTGTttcacatttcattgttttcaaaGCACGAGGTCTATTTCTGTACAATGGCTATTTCGATTTAATGCTAAATATCACACagctaaaatgttatttcagcaAAAATGTTATGAAGcacctaaaataaataatacatttttaatatataatgtTACGAAGCACCTTGTAACACAACACTCCGCACACATTCATCATGATAGAATTTGGAGAAAGCAATATTCGGCAGTGACACACATTGGATGATTGGGTCTTCTTGGAATGACAATGTTTTGTAAACACACATAACAAAATAGAGATATTCTGATATACAGATATCAAAATTATCAGAGTCAGTTTTATTGCCAAGTTTTCACATAAGAggcaaggaatttgccttggtgtttTGGTGCATTGCAGTAAACATAGGACTCAAGAAGGAGAGTAagcacattgaaaaagtcaagaGTCACATTGAGGCGATAGGAATAGAAAGGAGAAATATGTTTGGCCACCAAATAACCAAacattctttctttatttgctACTTTACCTATAGCAAACTGAATGTTGTAAAACCTCTGatacatatttgtgtttaagtgTAACAGCTACTACTATCAATAATCTTTAACAAGCCTTGTTACAATTGTTCAACAGATTATCTGAAGCCTAAAGAACAGGGCTACAGATTGGAGTTGGTAAGAGTGCCACAGGAAACCCCATCCTGATGAAAAGGGCTTCCCAGTGTCTGATGTCTTCTTCCTCAGTGACACAGAAGTGCCAAAAGGAGAGTTGGATGGCCTGAATGTGGCTGCTGTTGATGCTCCTGGCTCTGTTTGGAAGCACAAAATCTGACTCACTTGGTTTGTCTGATACAGGGATGGAGTAGTGTGTGTTGCCTGCTTTCACTGTTATGTACCTGGACGTGGTCCAGCTCAGTAGATTCCCACAGGACGAACCGCAAACGGTAAACTAATACAGAGGGCCTTCGGGCACAAAGGCTTCCCATTACACCACTCGAGTAGACGATCTGGAGACGGAGGGACTTTCCATAGAGGAATGACCTCATTAGTGAATGTTATGGGGGATATCTTGACTACAGAGAGTCAGATCCCTCTCAAGTTATTAAGCTACTGCAGAGGATCAACAGCATGGTGCAGAGAAACGGAGCAATCGGCTGATTCctccagaaagaaaaacaagaaccaGAAGCAAGAAGAGAAGCTGGAATTGACAACACAGTTGTCGCTGCATTGCTTAATGGAGCCACATTATCATTAGTCTGTATCTTGATAAGACCAAACTAAAGCCACActcaattttaaatgattttgtaCCGCTATAATTCAGAAATAATAGACACCCTGTTAAAGTCTCTATTTTGTTGAAATGATGCAGTGGTGGAGGAATTATTCCAatcttttacttcagtaaacgTAGtaataaaaatactctgttacaagtaaaagtcctgcattcaaattttactcaaaaagtacaaagtgtagtaaaagtacaaagtGTTAACATCAGTTAACATCATACTTGAAGTAACAAGTGTAGTACTCATTGTGCAGACTGGCCTTTTCAGATAAACTATACACAGGTATTTATATCAAATGATTGATAATGTATTCATCACGTATATGATGCGGCGAGCTCAGAGGATAATGTAGCAGCTGGTAGCAGTGGAGCTGAGGAGGAGCTAGTGTACTTAATTTTTACTGGGTGGCTTGATGTTGAttatatttttgaattattaataagaatattgcaatatgactAAAGCAGGGAAAGTATttcctctgagatgtagtgtagtgtaaacatgaaatggaaatactcaagcaAAGTACCAGTACCTTACATTTGAATCAAAATTTTCCATTACGGAAactatgttttgctttttgttacTTGTTTGATGTTCATTTGTCCGagtttgttttcacattcatcagCTGAAAGTTTCTCTGTGCTCACCTTAAATCTAGTTTTACACCTAGACGTTCCTGAGGGTTTTTAATGACATCACTGCTGCCTTGGAGCCAATCAGGATCCAGCATGCAACTTATGTGTGATAGAAATCatacatacagcacacacacactgaaaaattTACTTTTCAGGGAAGTGGGAGACATCTTGTGTCCTTTTAACCAAAAATATGTAGATTAATCATCTACATATTTTTGGATCATTGGATTTTTCAATGAGATGCAATTTTTGAATTTTGACTATTCAACTTTTTGTGGGATAACCATAtgaaacatgctttattattcCCAACATGCATGATACATGAGTGTAATTCACTGGGCTGCAAAACTTAAGGAGTATTTGAGAGCCagatttaaaactgtttttcagcTTGACGGTGAGGGGTGTTCACAAATATTCTACAGAAGTAGGGGAAACATTAACGCAACATCTGGCTAGtccatattttatatatttttaataataataaaaaaagaactagattaaaaacagcacaaaacatCCTGTTTGATTGGACTCACAAGGTTATTTGCCTTAAAACACTAAATTATATGGGTGTATCTCTACTAAtattatattactatttttattgtattttttgtactttCTTGAGTCAGTGCAGAAGTGCAGTGTTTGTTATTGTGGGAAacacattaattaaaacaagatcatctcttctctttttcagcCCTGCTTGGccttttattttagaattttttgttttactttttgattttatttcagaattaaatgaaagtaatacaagatatatatatatatatatatatatatacatgtactgtatatagatagatagatagatcgatcgatagatagatagatagatcgatcgatcaatagatagatactttattcctAGTAGCTTAAAGACATCACACCCAACATACACCTACTTCATAAACAGGATGATACAATtacaaatccacatgaatgtACTAAGGATGTATAAGCATGAGGCGCTTGCAGTGACAGGGTGGGGACCGACCCTCAGATTCAGTATGCAAGGTGACGTGCTCTATGAGAGTTTGTGTCATGGTGGCAGTCCAAATAAGTCCAATAGTGCAAGGATGAAGTCTAGAGACCGGCATTAAATATggaaaatacaagaaaaaagggGCTCCAGAGGAGAGTTGAGACAATAATATCAAGACTTGAGATTTGGACAACTTTGTATTATATACCATTCATACAGTGTTAGACAGGAAGATGTGATTACCGTGGGCAAGAAGAAACAGTAGATCATGTTATAATATATTGTCAAAAATATGAGGAAGAAAGCAGGGATTCAAAACCTCAGAAAGATAAACAAGCTAATAGATATTCTACAGAAGAAGTCAAGAAATAAAGGTTAGTGTTGATTACTATTTCAGTAGCCGATTTCAAAGCACTGTGGAGATGTGGGGGTCTGGCATTGCAAGACTATTATTTCAGTATCTattcagtataaaaaaaatcaatatgattgaggagattttttaaattaatagaATTATGAATATTATAAACACTAGACATTCTGATCCAGACTCCACCCTAGATGGTGGAGGTACTGCACCCAATCTAAGAACAACTAggcaaaattaaatgaaaaagggGGCACGTTAATAGATGCCAACTGGTGGTATCAgtctttaataattaattaaagacAGTTAATAactgtgttttaacattaattgaCTGTCTATGGTAAAACCCTtaagaagaagtagaagaagaagaagggggcGCCAGTGAGGCATATGATGCCGAGGAGTGCCTAATTTGTGAAGCAGAAGAAGTGCACGCACTGGTTTGGTTTCGGGCAGTTGAACGCGAGGCAGACGGAGTTGTGCGGAAGAAGTCGCTCATTTGCGGTTTTTTGTCCCTGAATACCCCACAGACGAGgcaaatccatttaaaatacacactCGTGTGTGTGCGTTCGGACTTTTACTAACAGGTAGGCTCTATCGTAGCCGAGATATCAATTGTTTTGAGAACGGTTGCTAGGCCTCACAGGTTAATCACCATGAGTTACGGTAGGCCTCCGCCAGACGTCGACGGCATGACTTCCCTCAAAGTGGACAACTTAACGTACCGAACTTCGCCCGAAACCCTTAGACGTGTGTTCGAAAAGTATGGCCGTGTAGGGGACGTGTATATTCCCCGAGACCGCTACACGAAAGAAAGTCGGGGTTTCGCTTTTGTGCGGTTCCACGACAAACGTGACGCCGAGGACGCAATGGACGCCATGGATGGCGCGCTCCTGGATGGACGAGAGTTGCGAGTCCAAATGGCCCGCTACGGCAGACCCCCCGATTCTCACTACGGcggtagtggtggtggtggcggcggcggtggaggaggaggaggtggtggaggaggccGGCGAGGAGGGCAGACCAGGAGGTACGGCGGCCATGGACGCAGAAGCAGGAGGTAAGAATAAGCGCGTAACCGCTTAGATTGCCCTTTTGTATAGACGCAATCCGTTGCCAGACTCCATTGACGAATTTGCCTTTTCAGAGTAGCCTTGGTAAATTGACCAACACACTTTAAGGTAAAATATCTTTGCGAATCCACCAAACAATTCGGCACAGATAGCATAAACGGTTATGAAATTAGTTTACAGAAGACGTTTTGATGCCGCCTTTTTCCAATAGAACCAACTGATCCGTAACAGTATATATAACTGTATATCTGGCTTATTATTTCGGTAATAAAATCCCTTTCTGTTAAAGACAATCAGCAATAATCAGACATTTTCAGTAACGACAGCTTTTTAGAATCCAACTTTATTTCCAAGTAGTTATGCAGATAGTGAAATTGCTATCTGCATATCTACTTCTGTTATTTCAATATAAATTTGCATGTATTCAGTTCTTTGGGGATGTAGTATCTGCTAATGCAGtcagtttaatattttaatgaaaatgtttgcaaGCCTAATTTTAAGtctgtataatgtataatatttcACTGAGTTCAGTGCCAGTTGTTTTCACATAGTAGATGATAACTCAACCCACTGAATGTATTCAGCTCTTCCCCCAGCCCGAGACACAGAAGACGCAGCAGGTCCCGCAGCAGGAGCCGCTCTCGTTCCCGAAGCCGATCCCGCTACAGCAGATCCAGGTCCCGCTCCTACTCCCGATCCAAGTCTCACTCTCCCAGGAACAAGAAGGCCAAGTCCCCGTCTCGTTCCAGATCTAGATCCAGGTCCCGGTCCAAGTCTAAGTCTAAATCCAAGTCCAAGTCCAGGTCCAGAAGCCCTGTCTACAAAAGAAGTTCCAGGTCGAGATCTAAAAGCCAGCCCAAGTCAGCAGCAGAAAATGGAGGCGAAACACCCTAGAGCTCAGCTTCAGGTGAGTTCTGACATGATGTCATTGATTGCACAGGCAGtaagatttattttgttggttttctttcatttcttccatAT includes these proteins:
- the LOC117958501 gene encoding eukaryotic translation initiation factor 1b, whose protein sequence is MSDIQNLQTFDPFADATKGDDRLPAGTEDYIHIRIQQRNGRKTLTTVQGIATDYDKKKLVKAFKKKFACNGTVIEHPEYGEVIQLQGDQRKNICQFLIEIDLAKEEQLKVHGF
- the srsf2b gene encoding serine/arginine-rich splicing factor 2b isoform X2, which gives rise to MSYGRPPPDVDGMTSLKVDNLTYRTSPETLRRVFEKYGRVGDVYIPRDRYTKESRGFAFVRFHDKRDAEDAMDAMDGALLDGRELRVQMARYGRPPDSHYGGSGGGGGGGGGGGGGGGGRRGGQTRRYGGHGRRSRSPRHRRRSRSRSRSRSRSRSRSRYSRSRSRSYSRSKSHSPRNKKAKSPSRSRSRSRSRSKSKSKSKSKSRSRSPVYKRSSRSRSKSQPKSAAENGGETP
- the srsf2b gene encoding serine/arginine-rich splicing factor 2b isoform X1; translated protein: MSYGRPPPDVDGMTSLKVDNLTYRTSPETLRRVFEKYGRVGDVYIPRDRYTKESRGFAFVRFHDKRDAEDAMDAMDGALLDGRELRVQMARYGRPPDSHYGGSGGGGGGGGGGGGGGGGRRGGQTRRYGGHGRRSRSSSPSPRHRRRSRSRSRSRSRSRSRSRYSRSRSRSYSRSKSHSPRNKKAKSPSRSRSRSRSRSKSKSKSKSKSRSRSPVYKRSSRSRSKSQPKSAAENGGETP